From Bacteroidales bacterium, one genomic window encodes:
- a CDS encoding glycosyltransferase family 4 protein, translating into MKKVLILAYDFPPYVSVGGLRPSYWYENFKKMGLFPIVVTRNWNPIHGNTLDYIQPSKTKEVEVEETEKGILIKTSYKATLSNRLTLKSKNDPLSNLLKKISTGWNEIGQWFLPIGTKYELFKAAENFLKDNRVDIIITTGEPFILFKYASQLSRKFNIPWVADYRDPWSQNTSRRKGLFFRYFTPILEKKYLKNVSFISTVSEFFSFKIKELVKNKPFVIIPNGYDENIFTSYTKTIQNNDTLTISLAGIIYEYHPYKLFLNVISDYLEINSNRKVRIHFYGISNKKEIYSIIEQRGNLKDSIKIFPKIPNNQLVQELSKSNILLLFNDYSIMGTKIYDYLALNRKIILCFENDEEANLLKKRCFNYKPIKGLSESLQADLIRKTNSGIIVKDREHLHKVLDDLCHEFEEKGYIENHTVGAEMYSRKVQTEKLVRKLKSI; encoded by the coding sequence ATGAAAAAAGTTCTAATATTAGCTTATGATTTTCCCCCTTACGTTTCTGTTGGAGGGTTACGCCCGAGTTACTGGTACGAGAACTTTAAGAAAATGGGACTCTTCCCTATAGTAGTTACTCGTAATTGGAACCCAATTCATGGCAACACTTTAGACTACATACAGCCAAGTAAAACAAAAGAAGTCGAAGTTGAAGAGACAGAAAAGGGCATTTTAATAAAAACCTCATACAAGGCGACTCTTTCAAATCGCTTAACTCTAAAAAGCAAAAACGACCCTCTCTCTAACTTGTTAAAGAAAATATCTACTGGCTGGAACGAAATTGGGCAATGGTTTTTACCAATAGGAACAAAATATGAGTTATTTAAAGCTGCTGAAAACTTTTTAAAAGATAATAGAGTTGATATAATTATAACTACCGGCGAACCTTTTATTTTGTTTAAATACGCTTCCCAATTAAGTAGAAAATTTAATATCCCTTGGGTTGCAGATTATAGAGATCCTTGGAGCCAGAATACATCTCGACGCAAGGGGCTGTTTTTTAGATATTTTACACCCATTTTGGAAAAAAAATACTTAAAAAATGTCTCTTTTATTTCTACCGTTTCAGAATTTTTTAGTTTCAAAATAAAAGAATTAGTAAAAAATAAACCTTTTGTGATTATTCCAAACGGATATGATGAAAATATTTTCACTAGCTATACAAAAACTATTCAAAACAATGATACTCTGACAATATCTTTAGCTGGTATTATTTATGAATACCATCCTTATAAGCTTTTCCTAAATGTAATTTCAGATTATTTAGAAATTAACTCTAATAGAAAAGTTAGAATTCACTTCTATGGTATAAGCAATAAAAAAGAGATTTATAGTATTATTGAACAACGTGGCAATTTAAAAGATAGCATTAAAATATTTCCTAAAATTCCAAATAATCAATTAGTTCAAGAGTTATCTAAATCAAACATTTTACTTCTATTCAATGACTATTCAATAATGGGCACAAAAATATATGACTATTTAGCTTTAAATCGTAAGATTATTCTCTGTTTTGAAAATGACGAGGAGGCAAATTTATTGAAAAAAAGGTGTTTTAACTATAAACCAATCAAAGGGTTAAGTGAAAGTTTACAAGCCGATTTGATTAGAAAAACAAATAGTGGAATTATTGTTAAAGATAGAGAGCATTTACATAAAGTTTTAGATGATCTGTGCCATGAGTTTGAAGAAAAAGGTTACATAGAAAACCATACTGTTGGAGCAGAGATGTACTCTAGAAAGGTGCAAACGGAAAAGTTAGTAAGAAAACTAAAAAGCATATAA
- a CDS encoding DegT/DnrJ/EryC1/StrS family aminotransferase, with protein sequence MEYKIPLFDLNFDEKEINAVAETIRSNWISTGPKCEELEKEFSELLNVKHAISLANCTGALHLACILCDIKEGDEVLCPSLSFVASVNCIRYVGATPVFCDIKSTGNMNIDPKEIEKNITAKTKAIIVVHMAGFPADMDEIMLIARKHNLKVIEDACHGPMSEYKGKKLGTIGDVGCFSFFSNKNISTGEGGMLVTNNDEFAKRCKLLRSHGMTTMSYQRSKWHATSYDVVDLGYNFRMDDIRASIGIVQLRKLKADLEKRVDVRKYYVEKLSGIEEVIIPFKDNREFVSNYIMPIVLKNSTVEKRDELRNFIHSKGIQTSIHYPPIHKFSIYQKYPACLPITEYVCDNEITLPMYANLKQQEIDLITDTIKMYFNK encoded by the coding sequence ATGGAATACAAAATCCCACTTTTTGACCTAAACTTTGACGAAAAAGAGATAAATGCTGTAGCAGAGACAATACGCTCAAACTGGATTTCCACTGGACCAAAATGTGAAGAATTGGAAAAGGAGTTCTCTGAACTTCTGAATGTAAAGCATGCAATAAGTCTGGCAAACTGCACAGGCGCATTACATTTGGCATGCATATTATGCGATATCAAAGAGGGCGATGAAGTGCTATGTCCTTCGTTGAGTTTTGTGGCATCAGTAAATTGTATTAGATATGTTGGGGCTACACCTGTTTTTTGTGATATAAAAAGTACAGGCAATATGAACATTGACCCCAAAGAGATTGAAAAAAACATTACAGCCAAAACAAAAGCCATAATAGTAGTACATATGGCAGGTTTTCCTGCTGATATGGATGAAATAATGCTTATAGCACGCAAACACAACTTAAAAGTAATTGAAGATGCTTGCCATGGACCTATGTCGGAATATAAAGGGAAGAAACTGGGAACCATTGGAGATGTTGGATGCTTTAGCTTTTTCTCCAATAAAAACATTAGCACTGGTGAGGGAGGAATGCTTGTTACCAACAACGACGAGTTTGCCAAACGCTGTAAACTATTGAGGTCGCACGGAATGACTACTATGTCATATCAAAGATCAAAATGGCATGCTACAAGTTACGATGTTGTAGATTTAGGTTATAACTTTAGAATGGACGACATTCGTGCATCCATCGGAATTGTTCAGCTAAGAAAACTCAAAGCAGATTTGGAAAAAAGAGTTGACGTAAGAAAGTATTATGTTGAAAAGTTATCTGGTATCGAAGAAGTTATTATTCCTTTCAAGGATAATAGAGAATTTGTGTCTAACTACATTATGCCAATTGTTTTAAAAAATTCAACTGTTGAAAAACGAGATGAATTAAGAAATTTTATACATTCAAAAGGAATTCAAACAAGTATCCACTATCCACCGATACACAAGTTTTCCATATATCAAAAATATCCTGCTTGTTTGCCCATAACTGAATATGTTTGTGATAATGAAATCACACTACCAATGTATGCAAATCTAAAACAACAAGAGATTGATTTGATTACAGATACAATAAAAATGTATTTTAATAAATAA
- a CDS encoding helix-turn-helix domain-containing protein — translation MQTILEIKRKELGIKIFELANAVGIDSSLMSRILSGKREPTLQQLQKLAQLLSIDYQQLLKERMKNRVVNILKEYPEYASEVLNEVREERIPYLSGKNKMEIINISHLSEALKQLSKLQKQWENQKPLNTTQLQKMANYFRTKYTYESNQIEGNTLDFQETHLVVNEGITIGGKTMREHLEAINHQEAIDFIIDLASRKIDLNDTVLKQIHQLILKGINKAGAGVYRTAQVRITGSRHIPPEAFLLNGFMDDYFRFYNQQKNGLHPVILAAEMHERLVSIHPFIDGNGRTSRLVMNLILLQNGYPIVSLKGDLANRQRYYRALEAVQIDHKKDDFYQLIIERTREALKEHIELT, via the coding sequence ATGCAAACAATATTAGAAATAAAACGAAAAGAGTTGGGAATAAAAATTTTCGAACTTGCCAATGCTGTGGGAATAGACTCAAGTTTAATGAGCCGTATCCTATCTGGAAAACGTGAGCCGACTCTCCAACAATTACAAAAATTAGCACAACTGCTTTCAATTGATTATCAACAATTACTAAAAGAAAGAATGAAAAACAGAGTAGTAAACATATTAAAAGAGTACCCCGAATATGCAAGTGAAGTTCTAAATGAGGTAAGAGAAGAACGTATCCCCTACCTTTCAGGCAAAAATAAAATGGAGATAATTAACATCTCCCATTTAAGCGAAGCGTTAAAGCAATTATCTAAACTGCAAAAACAGTGGGAAAATCAAAAACCTCTTAACACAACCCAATTGCAAAAAATGGCAAACTACTTTCGTACCAAATATACCTACGAAAGCAATCAAATCGAGGGCAACACCCTTGATTTCCAAGAAACGCACCTTGTAGTGAACGAAGGTATAACTATTGGTGGGAAAACAATGCGCGAACATTTAGAAGCAATTAATCATCAAGAGGCTATAGACTTTATTATCGATTTAGCTTCAAGAAAAATTGATTTGAACGACACCGTTCTTAAACAAATACATCAATTAATTTTGAAAGGGATCAATAAAGCCGGAGCAGGAGTTTATAGAACAGCACAAGTACGTATAACTGGGAGTAGGCATATACCACCCGAAGCCTTTTTGTTAAATGGCTTTATGGACGACTATTTTCGTTTTTACAACCAACAAAAAAACGGGTTACATCCTGTAATATTAGCAGCAGAGATGCATGAACGCTTGGTATCAATACACCCATTTATTGACGGAAACGGGCGAACCTCTCGTTTGGTTATGAATCTTATTCTTTTGCAAAACGGATATCCTATTGTCAGCCTAAAAGGAGATTTGGCAAATCGCCAAAGATATTATCGAGCCTTAGAGGCTGTACAAATAGACCATAAAAAAGATGATTTCTACCAATTGATTATTGAGCGCACACGTGAAGCTTTAAAAGAGCATATTGAGCTAACATAA
- a CDS encoding oligosaccharide flippase family protein: protein MAKLKGFINETLIYGFGNVFSRIFAMFLIPLYANYLGKIDYSNLVMLQAVFSVLTFLTALNAGVFFYYYEYDNLRYRKIVLTSWFYYQLVVSICVLFVLLFSSQFLYRLFVVDTTNADSLKLCLVLIGVQLFPYIFNNTNLNFFRIERKAKSAITIVLLEACFTLILVWLVLAVFKLGIVEVVIAQILSRSLVSIIYTNKAKTYVYIKNFSKALLKKIFIYAWPFILSSIFSVIITNADKFVGAQVLPKKDDVALLALAMQLVLPISVLSDMIRMAIGPYVMSIRKDNDAENTYQQVFDLTIFVTCIVIIGIIAIAPFLTLILTNYSYINVIYVVPLIAFASIFNLASNQFSISFNLCKKNIYILCGIVIAGILGLLINFIFMGKYGFVVSGISQIISYLAMSVFLFILGRKIANLKIKLNKSIIITAVLCLYILLIYFFNHLVVEGKYYPLISLSLVTCIIISTIFLRQHKLNLTIIIKNILKKDKI from the coding sequence ATGGCAAAACTAAAGGGATTTATAAATGAAACTTTAATTTACGGTTTTGGGAATGTTTTTTCTCGAATATTTGCGATGTTTTTAATCCCTTTATACGCAAATTATTTAGGAAAAATTGATTATTCAAATTTGGTAATGCTACAGGCTGTTTTTTCAGTCTTAACATTTCTTACAGCACTGAATGCAGGCGTATTTTTTTATTATTACGAATATGATAATCTAAGATATAGAAAAATTGTGCTGACTTCTTGGTTTTACTATCAATTAGTAGTTAGCATTTGTGTTTTATTTGTTTTGCTTTTTTCCTCGCAATTTCTTTATAGACTATTTGTTGTTGATACAACAAATGCAGATAGTTTAAAACTATGTCTTGTTTTAATAGGCGTTCAATTATTCCCTTATATATTTAACAATACTAATCTTAATTTTTTTAGAATAGAACGTAAAGCTAAATCTGCTATTACAATAGTGCTATTAGAAGCTTGCTTTACTTTAATTTTAGTTTGGTTAGTTCTGGCAGTGTTTAAACTTGGCATAGTAGAAGTTGTTATAGCACAAATTCTTTCTCGTTCATTAGTTAGTATAATATATACAAACAAAGCAAAAACTTATGTTTATATTAAGAACTTCTCCAAAGCACTATTAAAAAAAATATTTATTTATGCATGGCCCTTTATTTTATCAAGTATTTTTTCTGTAATAATTACGAATGCCGACAAGTTTGTCGGAGCCCAAGTATTGCCAAAAAAAGATGATGTAGCTTTATTGGCACTTGCTATGCAATTAGTTTTACCAATTTCAGTTTTATCAGACATGATACGCATGGCTATAGGTCCATATGTAATGTCAATTCGTAAGGATAATGATGCAGAAAACACTTATCAACAGGTATTTGATTTAACAATTTTTGTTACTTGTATAGTTATAATTGGAATTATTGCTATTGCCCCATTTTTAACGTTAATTTTGACAAATTATAGTTATATAAATGTAATATATGTAGTTCCTTTAATAGCTTTTGCAAGTATTTTTAATTTAGCATCTAATCAATTTTCTATAAGTTTTAATCTGTGTAAAAAAAACATTTATATATTATGCGGAATAGTTATTGCAGGAATTTTGGGTCTGTTGATTAATTTTATTTTTATGGGGAAATATGGTTTTGTTGTCAGTGGTATTTCTCAAATAATATCGTACTTAGCTATGTCTGTGTTTTTATTTATTTTGGGGAGAAAAATAGCAAACTTGAAAATTAAACTAAACAAAAGTATTATAATTACTGCTGTACTATGCCTATATATACTTCTTATTTACTTTTTTAACCATCTTGTAGTTGAGGGGAAATACTATCCTTTAATAAGTTTGAGCCTTGTAACGTGTATTATAATTAGCACTATTTTTTTGAGACAGCATAAATTGAATTTAACAATTATAATTAAAAATATCTTAAAAAAAGATAAAATTTAA